TAGTTGGTGTCCTGGTACTTTTCCTCCTCTTTTTGGTTATTAATTCATCTCTCTTCATGTGTGCAAGTCTTGAGTTAATTGATGATGTGTTTTCTTTATCAACcaccccccccaaaaaaaaaaaaaaatccccatCGCCTCTTAACCTCAAAATAAGGTAGGGTTTAGTCGAGGATTGATTTCTAAGATTGTTTACTAGtatcggttttttttttttttgcgtttagACTGTGTAAGAGCTGAACCTGTGATATACAAGAAATTGGAAGCGTCGCCAGAGGATGTGACACTGCTGAGAGCATATGTGGGTGACAGGCCAACATGGAGGAATCCACAGCATCCTTGGCGGCTTGACTCAACATTCAAGCTAACTGGAGTCCCAACTCTGCTTCTTTGGGATTCCAACAATCAAGCCATCAAAGCTCGTTTAGAGGACCATGAAGCACACCTTGAACACAAAATTGATGCGCTTCTCTCCTGCAAATAAAACCAACCTACTACTTTCAACTATTGAATTTTCTATATTGCTTCAGATTTAGAATAAGATTGTCATCCATACCTCATTTCTGTACGAAATGTGGTACATTCTTACGTATTAGTAACGCCTTGTAGTCCTTTATGATGTGCACTAGACATTGGTGAACTCAAATGAGTACCATTTATTTTCTGGATATAATGGAATTACAATGATAACAATATATTATGTCATGATACCAATCTTTAAGAATAAAACGCAGTCACTATTATTGATTAGTAAAACAGACGGGTACCTGGAATTGTAGAAGGCAGCTTCTTCATCAGTTCTGGTGAGTAAGATGTGTGGTGTAGATGGGAGCGGTTTCCTTTGTCCGCATATGCTCTCCACCAATTCATTCGAACATCTGTATGGCAATCGAATCAACTCCTTGCATTTGAAGATGTTGACTCCTTGAGCCCAGGCATCACCTCAGTTTCTATCACAGTCTCTTTCTGCTGAGGGAGTTGgcgtaaatttaaatattgaagcTTTTTTGAACCCTTCAACCAAACACAGTCGCTCTCCTACAAATGCGTTATTGGAAAGATTAAGTTTCAACAAATTAGGCAATGCCTGTAGGTGAGAAACTGCATCTTCCCCCACTTAAGTAAACTGCAGTGACAAGAATTTGAGGTTGAGCAAACCAATGTGGAACTTTCCCCAATTTCCCATCTAGTGTCAGCTTCTCAAGGTATGGACTATGGAGGAGCTGATGAAAGTGCCTCCAGCTTTATTGTAGCCTGCGTTGAACCCAACCATAAGTTGCGAAGGCATTCCATTCCTTGTTAATTGTTCCATTTCTTTTAAGTAACAAGGCGCTTGTTACTCTCAGTAGGGATACAACTTGCAAACTCTTTTATCATACAAATATTTGGGGTACAACTATGCTCCAAATTTCCTCAAGGAAATATTTCAGTTCTCTCTTTGTCAAGTAGGAAGCGCTTAGTTGCCTCAAATTTTGCAGCTTCACAATTTCATTCGGAAGCTTCTCAATTTTGGGAGTAAAGACTGCAAGTTAAAAAGTTTACCTATGGACTTTGGGAGCACCTTCCCTTGAGTTTTTGACAAGTTGAGAtatcttaaatttaataaatgtcCAAACTCACTGGGTAGTTCATCGACTGGAGCATCTTCTAAATCCAGCactctttaacaattttaaaccGGATGGCAATTCATTGA
The window above is part of the Gossypium raimondii isolate GPD5lz chromosome 9, ASM2569854v1, whole genome shotgun sequence genome. Proteins encoded here:
- the LOC105799265 gene encoding thioredoxin-like protein Clot — protein: MPLKVVDSTVSSFGGMFEKFRSDAPNYKANFILFLADKDPSTSLSWCPDCVRAEPVIYKKLEASPEDVTLLRAYVGDRPTWRNPQHPWRLDSTFKLTGVPTLLLWDSNNQAIKARLEDHEAHLEHKIDALLSCK